The DNA segment ACGGCACCGACCATGTACGGCTGCGCCGGCTGGTGGCCGACCGGTTCAGCGCCCGCCGGGTCGCCGTCCTCGCGGAGCGCATCGAGACCACCACCGCGGCACTCCTCGACCGGTTCGCCGATGCCACCCGCGACGGCGGCGCGGCCGACTTCCAGGAGCTGGTCGGCTACCCGCTGCCGGTGGCCGTCGTGGGCGACCTGATCGGGGTCCCGCACACGGACCAGGACCGCTTCCACCACTACGGGCAGGACGCCAGCCGGCTCCTTGAGCCGGTGCGCACCGACGAGGACTGGAAGCGCGCCGACGAGGCCGTGACCGCCCTGCGCGGGTACTTCGCCCAGCTGGTCGCCCTGCGCCGGCGCAGGCCCGCCGACGACCTGGTCTCCGCGCTGCTCGCCGTGCGCGAGGCCGACGACGGCAGGCTCGCCGAGAGCGAACTCCTCGACATGCTGCTGCTGGTGTTCGTGGCCGGCTTCGAGACGACCACCAGCCTGCTCGGCCTGACCGTGCACGCCCTGCTCAGCCACCCCGGCCAGCTGGCCCTGCTGCGCGAGGACCCCGCCCTGGTGCCCAACGGGGTCGAGGAGTCCCTGCGCTGGGACACACCGGTGCGGATGACGGAGCGCATCGCCACCCGCCCGCTGACCGTGGGCGGCGTCGCGATCCCCCAGGGCGGCAACATCACCACGGTCCTCGCCGCCGCGGGCCGCGACCCCGCCCGGCATCCGGACCCCGACGCCTTCGACGTGCTGCGGCCCGACATCCGGGTGCTCAGCTTCAGCGCGGGCGCCCACTACTGCCTGGGCGCGGCCCTGGCCCGCCTCGAAGGCGCCGCCGTCGTACGGCAGTTGCTGACCCGTTTCCCCCGGCTGGCCCACGCCCGGCGCCCGGTGCGCCGGGACAGCATCAGCCTGCGGGCCTTCACCCGGCTGCCCCTCGTCACCTCGGGCTGAGCACCCCGCCCGGGTCCCGGCCCACAGAAGGGACGTCCGTGAACTTCCTGCACACCGAACGCGCCGTGCTCGACCGGCTGCTCCCCGGTCTGGACGCCGCGCTCGCCGCCCATCCGCTGGCCGACCTGGAGCGCGCGCCGAGCCCCGCGATCGAGGCATTCCGCGAGGCGGGGGGCCCGGGGCTGCTGGTGCCCGCCGAGCACTCCGGCGCCGGGGC comes from the Streptomyces sp. SUK 48 genome and includes:
- a CDS encoding cytochrome P450, translating into MFTAEGKEDPYPALAELRRIAPVYYHEKLDTYFLTRFADCQQVLSDASCLTPDLTWCETELPHWREHPAAVFFYSSLLRANGTDHVRLRRLVADRFSARRVAVLAERIETTTAALLDRFADATRDGGAADFQELVGYPLPVAVVGDLIGVPHTDQDRFHHYGQDASRLLEPVRTDEDWKRADEAVTALRGYFAQLVALRRRRPADDLVSALLAVREADDGRLAESELLDMLLLVFVAGFETTTSLLGLTVHALLSHPGQLALLREDPALVPNGVEESLRWDTPVRMTERIATRPLTVGGVAIPQGGNITTVLAAAGRDPARHPDPDAFDVLRPDIRVLSFSAGAHYCLGAALARLEGAAVVRQLLTRFPRLAHARRPVRRDSISLRAFTRLPLVTSG